One genomic segment of Micromonospora sp. WMMC415 includes these proteins:
- a CDS encoding DUF1772 domain-containing protein, which yields MSEFISLAALAGAAFTSGLMAGLFFAYACSVMPGLAATDARTLVGAMQSINRKILNGWFLAAFLGAPVLTVLAVALQPGDGPVLVWSAAALVAHLVMFGVTMRVNVPLNNRLDAAGPVDRIGDLAAVRERFERPWVRWNLVRTVASAAAFAALLGALLAH from the coding sequence ATGTCGGAGTTCATCAGTCTCGCCGCGCTCGCGGGCGCGGCGTTCACCAGCGGGCTGATGGCGGGGCTGTTCTTCGCGTACGCCTGCTCGGTCATGCCGGGTCTGGCCGCGACCGACGCGCGGACCCTGGTCGGCGCGATGCAGTCGATCAACCGGAAGATCCTCAACGGCTGGTTCCTGGCCGCGTTTCTCGGTGCGCCCGTGCTCACGGTGCTGGCCGTCGCGCTGCAACCGGGAGACGGCCCGGTGCTGGTGTGGAGCGCCGCCGCGCTGGTGGCGCACCTGGTGATGTTCGGCGTCACGATGCGGGTCAACGTGCCGCTCAACAACCGACTCGACGCCGCCGGGCCGGTGGACCGGATCGGCGACCTGGCAGCGGTGCGGGAACGGTTCGAGCGGCCGTGGGTGCGGTGGAACCTGGTCCGCACCGTCGCCTCGGCCGCCGCCTTCGCCGCCCTGCTCGGGGCGCTTCTCGCCCACTGA
- a CDS encoding STAS domain-containing protein, with product MERVPILKIGDILLVSIQVDMSDQTAVQLQEDLAERIVATGCHGVVIDITALDIVDSFVGRMLSTIASISKVLDAETVVVGMRPAVAITLVELGLSLNGIRTALNVERGMELIARARADDYAEDLDDEPDSETTASP from the coding sequence ATGGAGCGGGTGCCGATTCTCAAGATCGGCGACATCCTGCTGGTGTCGATCCAGGTCGACATGTCCGACCAGACGGCCGTCCAGCTCCAGGAGGACCTGGCCGAGCGGATCGTCGCCACCGGCTGCCACGGCGTGGTCATCGACATCACCGCCCTGGACATCGTGGACTCGTTCGTCGGGCGGATGCTCTCCACCATCGCGTCGATCTCGAAGGTGCTCGACGCCGAGACGGTGGTCGTCGGGATGCGGCCCGCGGTCGCCATCACCCTCGTCGAGTTGGGGCTGTCACTGAACGGGATCCGCACCGCCCTGAACGTCGAACGGGGCATGGAGTTGATCGCGCGGGCACGCGCCGACGATTACGCCGAGGACCTCGACGACGAACCGGACTCCGAGACGACGGCCTCGCCGTGA
- a CDS encoding PP2C family serine/threonine-protein phosphatase yields MTLILRSAILNDIGLVRTNNEDSALAGERLVAVADGMGGLPAGEVASEIVIRILDELTPPTTPDEAADALRAVVSTANQRIHAAITVDPAREGMGTTLTAALLAGETLVLAQVGDSRCYLLRDGELTQLTRDDTFVQALVDQGALSPEQARHHPQRSLVTRAVQGSDTPPAIGALTVAPGDRLLLCSDGLSDYVEHDAIATALAGYGDRQLCGEQLVKLAHQAGAPDNVTVVVSDVTPL; encoded by the coding sequence ATGACGCTGATCCTCCGCTCGGCCATCCTCAACGACATCGGTCTGGTCCGGACCAACAACGAGGACTCCGCCCTCGCGGGCGAGCGCCTCGTCGCCGTCGCGGACGGGATGGGTGGCCTGCCGGCGGGCGAGGTGGCAAGCGAGATCGTCATCCGCATCCTGGACGAGCTGACCCCGCCGACCACCCCCGACGAGGCCGCCGACGCGCTGCGCGCCGTGGTCAGCACCGCCAACCAGCGCATCCACGCGGCCATCACCGTCGATCCCGCCCGGGAGGGCATGGGTACGACGCTGACCGCCGCGCTGCTGGCCGGTGAGACGCTGGTGCTGGCCCAGGTCGGCGACTCCCGCTGCTACCTGCTGCGGGACGGGGAGCTGACCCAGCTCACCCGGGACGACACGTTCGTGCAGGCGTTGGTCGACCAGGGCGCGCTCTCCCCCGAGCAGGCCCGCCACCACCCCCAGCGGTCGCTGGTGACCCGCGCGGTGCAGGGCTCGGACACCCCGCCGGCGATCGGGGCGCTGACCGTCGCGCCCGGCGACCGGCTGCTGCTGTGCAGCGACGGGCTCTCCGACTACGTCGAGCACGACGCGATCGCCACGGCACTGGCCGGCTACGGCGACCGCCAGCTCTGCGGGGAGCAACTCGTCAAGCTGGCCCACCAGGCCGGCGCGCCGGACAACGTCACCGTCGTGGTCTCCGACGTCACCCCGCTCTGA
- a CDS encoding STAS domain-containing protein, translating into MSLTVHTEQRGDVVVVSVAGELDMATAPKLQDQITDLLDKGRSRLVFDLAEVSFCDSTGLSVFVRAKNSCDEAGGVVRLAAPQRGVLRILEVSGLVEVLQTYPTVEQAVAGDPTPASS; encoded by the coding sequence ATGTCCTTGACGGTGCACACGGAACAGCGCGGCGATGTCGTCGTCGTGTCGGTCGCGGGCGAACTGGACATGGCGACCGCACCCAAGTTGCAGGACCAGATCACCGACCTGCTGGACAAGGGCCGTAGCCGGCTGGTCTTCGACCTGGCCGAGGTCTCGTTCTGCGACTCCACCGGGTTGTCCGTCTTCGTCCGCGCCAAGAACAGCTGCGACGAGGCCGGCGGCGTCGTCCGGCTGGCCGCCCCGCAGCGGGGCGTACTGCGCATTCTGGAGGTCAGCGGGCTCGTCGAGGTGCTGCAGACGTACCCGACGGTCGAGCAGGCCGTCGCCGGCGACCCTACTCCCGCCTCCTCCTAA
- a CDS encoding MFS transporter, which translates to MEVGGAVRGGLLVLVGMLLVAVNLRAVVTSLGALLDEVRTGLGLSGTMAGLVTTLPTIAFAGLGALTPWLVRRVAPARVLVVAMAALAAGQVLRAVTGSALVFVLTSALALAGIAVANILLPMLVKQHFPHRTGLVTGAYTMALTAGTTVAAASAVPIAHAFGSWRVGLGVWAGLAAVAVLPWVPLALRARAAARRATPTASAAPRLRIRPARTRLGWAMAVYFGAQSLSGYAIMGWLAQLFRDAGYQPEAAGLLLAGVTALGVPIALLMPTLAGRMRTLRPLVLSLTAASTLAYLGLALSPHDGALLWVTLLALGQGAFPLILTTIGLRARTAEGTVALSAFAQSTGYVIAALGPLLVGVLYEATGGWAAPIGFLLVALTVQTGAGLLIARPRYVEDEA; encoded by the coding sequence ATGGAGGTGGGCGGCGCGGTACGTGGCGGTCTGCTCGTGCTGGTCGGGATGCTGCTGGTCGCGGTGAACCTGCGGGCCGTGGTCACCAGCCTCGGCGCGCTGCTCGACGAGGTGCGGACCGGGCTCGGGCTCTCCGGGACGATGGCCGGCCTGGTCACCACGCTGCCCACGATCGCGTTCGCCGGGCTGGGCGCCCTCACCCCGTGGCTGGTCCGCCGCGTCGCCCCGGCCCGGGTGCTGGTGGTCGCCATGGCCGCGCTCGCCGCCGGCCAGGTGCTGCGGGCGGTCACCGGCTCGGCGTTGGTCTTCGTGCTCACCAGCGCGCTCGCGCTGGCCGGGATCGCGGTGGCGAACATCCTGCTGCCGATGCTGGTCAAGCAGCACTTCCCGCACCGCACCGGGCTGGTCACCGGGGCGTACACGATGGCCCTGACCGCCGGCACGACGGTGGCCGCCGCCTCCGCGGTGCCGATCGCGCACGCCTTCGGCTCGTGGCGGGTCGGGCTCGGCGTCTGGGCCGGGCTGGCCGCGGTGGCCGTACTCCCGTGGGTGCCCCTGGCGCTACGGGCCCGCGCCGCCGCGCGGCGGGCGACCCCGACGGCGAGCGCCGCCCCCCGGCTCCGGATCCGGCCGGCGCGGACCCGGCTGGGCTGGGCGATGGCGGTGTACTTCGGTGCGCAGTCGCTGAGCGGGTACGCGATCATGGGCTGGCTGGCGCAGCTGTTCCGGGACGCCGGCTACCAACCGGAGGCGGCGGGGCTGCTGCTGGCCGGGGTGACCGCCCTGGGAGTGCCGATCGCGCTGCTCATGCCGACGCTGGCCGGACGGATGCGGACACTGCGGCCGCTGGTGCTGTCGTTGACGGCCGCGTCGACGCTCGCCTACCTGGGGCTGGCGCTGTCCCCGCACGACGGCGCGCTGCTCTGGGTGACCCTGCTGGCCCTCGGCCAGGGAGCTTTCCCGCTGATCCTCACGACCATCGGGCTGCGGGCGCGCACCGCCGAGGGGACGGTGGCGCTGTCGGCGTTCGCGCAGAGCACCGGCTACGTCATCGCGGCGCTCGGGCCGTTGCTGGTCGGGGTCCTCTACGAGGCCACCGGTGGCTGGGCGGCGCCGATCGGGTTCCTGCTGGTCGCCCTGACGGTGCAGACCGGTGCGGGTCTGCTCATCGCCCGTCCCCGGTACGTCGAGGACGAGGCTTAG
- a CDS encoding NAD-dependent epimerase/dehydratase family protein codes for MRIVVVGASGNAGTALLRRLRRERGLDLAGVARRLPGPDAGEPYDQVEWHSCDIGAPGADAQLAEMFAGAGAVVHLAWQIQPGHDQRVLRRTNVGGSRAVIDAVVRAGVPALVYASSVGTYAPGPKDHPVSERWPATGVPGSSYSRDKADVEALLDRVEREHPELRVVRLRPGLNFQRAAATEIARYFVGPFVPLRLLKYGRLPLVPTNRRLRMQAVHTDDVADAYARAVLGDARGAFNVAADPVLTPELVARHFHGWTVPVAAPVLRVAAALTWRARLQPIDAGWVELALNAPLMSSERAETELGWTPRHDALSALRELFAGMAEGAHTPTPPMTRAGNAPRHPVPGHGNPY; via the coding sequence ATGCGGATCGTGGTGGTGGGGGCGAGCGGCAACGCCGGGACGGCCCTGTTGCGCCGGCTGCGCCGGGAGCGCGGACTGGACCTGGCCGGGGTGGCGCGACGCCTGCCCGGCCCGGACGCCGGTGAGCCGTACGACCAGGTGGAGTGGCACTCCTGCGACATCGGCGCGCCGGGCGCGGACGCGCAACTCGCCGAGATGTTCGCGGGTGCCGGTGCGGTGGTGCACCTGGCCTGGCAGATCCAGCCCGGCCACGACCAGCGGGTGCTGCGCCGCACCAACGTGGGCGGCAGCCGCGCCGTGATCGACGCGGTGGTCCGGGCAGGCGTGCCGGCCCTGGTGTACGCGTCGTCGGTCGGCACGTACGCGCCCGGCCCGAAGGACCACCCCGTGAGCGAGCGCTGGCCGGCGACCGGGGTGCCCGGGTCCTCGTACAGCCGCGACAAGGCGGACGTCGAGGCGCTGCTCGACCGGGTGGAGCGGGAGCACCCCGAGTTGCGGGTGGTGCGCCTGCGGCCGGGCCTGAACTTCCAGCGGGCGGCCGCCACCGAGATCGCCCGGTACTTCGTCGGCCCGTTCGTGCCGTTGCGGCTGCTGAAGTACGGCCGGCTGCCGCTGGTGCCCACGAACCGGCGGCTGCGGATGCAGGCGGTGCACACCGACGACGTGGCCGACGCGTACGCCCGGGCGGTCCTGGGTGACGCGCGTGGCGCCTTCAACGTCGCCGCCGACCCGGTGCTGACGCCGGAGTTGGTGGCCCGGCACTTCCACGGCTGGACGGTGCCGGTGGCCGCCCCGGTGCTGCGCGTGGCCGCCGCGCTCACCTGGCGCGCCCGGCTGCAACCCATCGACGCCGGCTGGGTCGAGCTGGCCCTGAACGCGCCGCTGATGTCCAGCGAGCGCGCTGAGACCGAGCTGGGCTGGACGCCCCGGCACGACGCCCTCAGCGCGCTGAGGGAACTCTTCGCCGGGATGGCCGAGGGCGCGCACACTCCCACCCCACCGATGACCCGTGCCGGGAACGCCCCGCGTCACCCCGTCCCGGGCCACGGCAACCCCTACTGA
- the mscL gene encoding large conductance mechanosensitive channel protein MscL: protein MLKGFKDFIMRGNVVDLAVGIVIGAAFTGVVTQLTKSFLEPLIKLLGGGSALSAGKWKIGGQAFDWAAFINALITFVLTAAVLYFLVVYPMNRLAERRRRGEEPPPAAPSEEVKLLTEIRDALVAAGRSTPAQQRGALDDVLGRREEPPTRY, encoded by the coding sequence ATGCTCAAGGGCTTCAAAGACTTCATCATGCGCGGCAACGTCGTCGACCTGGCGGTCGGCATCGTCATCGGTGCCGCGTTCACCGGCGTGGTCACCCAGCTCACCAAGTCGTTCCTGGAACCGCTCATCAAGCTGCTCGGCGGGGGTTCCGCACTCAGCGCCGGCAAGTGGAAGATCGGCGGACAGGCCTTCGACTGGGCCGCGTTCATCAACGCCCTGATCACCTTCGTGCTCACCGCCGCAGTGCTGTACTTCCTGGTCGTCTACCCGATGAACCGGCTCGCCGAGCGCCGCAGGCGGGGCGAGGAGCCGCCGCCGGCCGCGCCCAGCGAGGAGGTCAAGCTGCTCACCGAGATCCGCGACGCCCTGGTCGCGGCCGGCCGGAGCACCCCCGCCCAGCAGCGCGGCGCTCTCGACGACGTGCTCGGCCGGCGGGAAGAACCGCCCACCCGGTACTGA
- a CDS encoding DIP1984 family protein, with amino-acid sequence MKLAEALALRADAARRAEQLRARIAASARYQEGETPAEDPAALLTEAGDVLGELESLIRRINRTNAATQVEGGTLTDALARRDVLRLRHGLVTSAADAAAGEGQRGFRQLRSELKMIPALPVAELRGQADDLARQLREVDTLIQRTNWEVDLLD; translated from the coding sequence ATGAAGCTCGCTGAGGCTCTTGCGCTGCGCGCGGATGCGGCGCGCCGCGCCGAACAGCTCCGTGCCCGCATCGCGGCCAGCGCTCGCTACCAGGAAGGTGAGACGCCTGCCGAGGACCCGGCGGCTCTGCTCACCGAGGCTGGCGACGTACTCGGTGAACTGGAGTCCCTGATCCGGCGGATCAACCGCACCAACGCCGCCACCCAGGTCGAGGGTGGCACGCTCACCGACGCGCTCGCCCGACGTGATGTTCTGCGTCTGCGGCACGGTCTGGTCACCTCCGCCGCCGACGCCGCAGCGGGAGAGGGCCAGCGCGGCTTCCGGCAGTTGCGGTCCGAGTTGAAGATGATCCCGGCGCTGCCGGTGGCCGAGCTGCGCGGGCAGGCCGACGACCTTGCCCGGCAGCTTCGTGAGGTCGACACCCTCATCCAGCGCACGAACTGGGAGGTCGACCTGCTGGACTGA
- a CDS encoding SpoIIE family protein phosphatase has product MTGDAVSDRGDWFRVEAGSTASAVRRAAERLGTELGLSPARTADLAIVAAELTSNLVKHADGGMLLLRPVRAEREAGVELVAVDTGPGMADLTVSSRDGHSTTGTLGIGLGAIARQATWFDAYSRPGRGTVLAVQVWPPEARPGPRWVGALTRPLTGESVSGDGYAWRIVEGRRQLLTCDGLGHGPLAAAATGAAIDAFHRAPAASPTAVVQHLHRSITHTRGAALAVAEPDPTTGMLRYAGVGNIAGVIVTADGRRRGLVSLPGIVGHQRPMVREYEYPFPPDSLLVMHSDGVVDRWQLDDYPGLAGRSPLVVAATVLRDAGIRRDDACVLVARGEP; this is encoded by the coding sequence ATGACCGGCGACGCGGTCTCCGACCGCGGCGACTGGTTCCGGGTCGAGGCCGGCAGCACCGCCAGCGCCGTACGGCGGGCGGCCGAGCGGCTCGGCACCGAGCTGGGCCTCAGCCCGGCCCGCACCGCCGACCTCGCCATCGTCGCCGCCGAGCTGACCAGCAACCTGGTCAAGCACGCGGACGGGGGGATGCTGCTGCTCCGGCCGGTCCGGGCCGAGCGAGAGGCCGGCGTGGAGCTGGTCGCCGTGGACACCGGCCCGGGCATGGCCGACCTTACCGTCTCCTCCCGGGACGGCCACTCCACCACCGGCACGCTCGGCATCGGCCTCGGCGCGATCGCCCGGCAGGCGACCTGGTTCGACGCGTACTCCCGGCCGGGCCGCGGCACCGTGCTCGCCGTGCAGGTGTGGCCGCCGGAGGCCCGGCCCGGGCCTCGGTGGGTCGGTGCGCTCACCCGTCCCCTCACCGGGGAGTCGGTCAGCGGCGACGGGTACGCCTGGCGGATCGTCGAGGGCCGGCGTCAGCTGCTCACCTGTGACGGCCTGGGGCACGGGCCGCTCGCGGCCGCGGCCACCGGAGCCGCGATCGACGCGTTCCACCGGGCTCCCGCCGCGTCGCCCACCGCGGTCGTCCAGCACCTCCACCGGTCCATCACACACACCCGGGGTGCCGCGCTCGCGGTCGCCGAACCCGATCCCACCACCGGCATGCTCCGGTACGCCGGCGTGGGGAACATCGCCGGCGTGATCGTCACGGCGGACGGACGGCGGCGCGGTCTCGTGTCCCTGCCCGGCATCGTCGGGCACCAGCGCCCGATGGTCCGCGAGTACGAGTACCCCTTCCCACCCGATTCGCTGCTCGTGATGCACAGTGACGGGGTGGTGGATCGCTGGCAGCTCGACGACTACCCGGGTCTCGCCGGGCGGTCGCCCCTCGTGGTGGCCGCGACCGTTCTGCGGGACGCCGGCATCCGCCGCGACGACGCGTGCGTCCTGGTTGCCCGGGGGGAGCCGTGA
- a CDS encoding DDE-type integrase/transposase/recombinase, with amino-acid sequence MCVGATARPADLVKRQFTAAKPNQLWVCDMTYIRTWVGFAYLALVIDVYSRRLVGWALTTHLRTDLPLEALEMAVWACNERLEGLIHHSGGVWI; translated from the coding sequence GTGTGCGTCGGGGCAACTGCCCGACCCGCAGACCTGGTCAAGCGGCAGTTCACCGCCGCAAAGCCGAATCAGCTGTGGGTCTGCGACATGACCTACATCCGCACCTGGGTCGGCTTTGCCTACCTCGCCCTGGTCATCGACGTGTACTCCCGGCGCCTGGTCGGCTGGGCCCTGACCACCCACCTACGCACCGACCTTCCCCTGGAAGCCCTCGAAATGGCGGTCTGGGCCTGCAACGAGCGGCTCGAGGGGTTGATCCACCACAGCGGGGGAGTGTGGATCTAA
- a CDS encoding ATP-binding protein, with translation MTTGLELGQPQAQAIHSDEDVVRVRQLVRTVAVAVKLSLVDQTKVVTAASELARNTLVYGGGGTVEVATVDNGRRRGVRIVFADTGPGIADLDLALTDGYTTGGGLGLGLSGARRLVDEFDIRTGPGEGTTVTVIKWSR, from the coding sequence GTGACGACGGGCCTGGAGCTGGGCCAGCCGCAGGCGCAGGCGATCCACAGCGACGAGGACGTCGTCCGGGTCCGCCAGTTGGTGCGGACGGTCGCGGTCGCGGTCAAGCTCTCCCTGGTCGACCAGACGAAGGTGGTCACCGCGGCGAGCGAACTGGCCCGCAACACCCTCGTCTACGGCGGCGGCGGCACGGTCGAGGTGGCCACCGTCGACAACGGCAGGCGGCGCGGTGTCCGGATCGTCTTCGCCGACACCGGCCCCGGCATCGCCGACCTCGACCTGGCCCTCACCGACGGCTACACCACGGGCGGCGGGCTCGGTCTCGGCCTGAGCGGCGCCCGCCGGCTGGTGGACGAGTTCGACATCCGCACCGGCCCGGGCGAGGGCACCACGGTCACGGTCATCAAGTGGTCCCGATGA
- a CDS encoding STAS domain-containing protein, whose product MALSAEESSRLAGLLTSHGDQVTQRWTEVVTDSLRGRLSQAELRRQVQELYRSLVAVSEQGALDLETEPAAELRAVLAELSHNRARQGFSATETAVSVFALKEVLLELLDAERSDTALRDFVAFSALVDQMGLFTFESFVRTRESLIADQAEQLLELSTPVVKLWEGVVAVPLVGTLDSARAQVVMERLLQTLVDTGSPYAIIDITGVPAVDTQVAQHILKTVVAARLMGADCIISGIRPQIAQTIVALGIEFGDIATKASLADALRHVLRLTGVEASRRTTRREI is encoded by the coding sequence ATGGCGTTGAGCGCCGAGGAGAGCAGTCGACTGGCGGGTCTGTTGACCAGCCACGGCGACCAGGTCACACAGCGGTGGACGGAGGTCGTCACCGACTCGCTGCGGGGGCGGCTCAGCCAGGCCGAGCTGCGCCGGCAGGTACAGGAGCTGTACCGCAGCCTCGTGGCGGTGAGTGAGCAGGGCGCCCTCGACCTGGAGACCGAGCCGGCGGCCGAGCTGCGGGCGGTTCTCGCCGAGCTGTCCCACAACCGCGCCCGGCAGGGCTTCTCCGCCACCGAGACGGCGGTCAGCGTGTTCGCCCTCAAGGAGGTCCTGCTGGAGCTGCTGGACGCCGAGCGGAGCGACACCGCACTCCGCGACTTCGTGGCGTTCTCCGCCCTGGTCGACCAGATGGGCCTGTTCACCTTCGAGAGCTTCGTCCGCACCCGCGAGAGCCTGATCGCCGACCAGGCCGAGCAACTGCTGGAGCTGTCCACCCCGGTGGTGAAGCTGTGGGAGGGCGTGGTCGCCGTCCCGCTGGTCGGCACCCTCGACTCCGCCCGCGCCCAGGTGGTGATGGAGCGGCTGCTGCAGACCCTCGTCGACACCGGCTCGCCGTACGCGATCATCGACATCACCGGTGTGCCGGCGGTGGACACCCAGGTCGCCCAGCACATCCTCAAGACCGTGGTGGCCGCCCGGCTGATGGGCGCCGACTGCATCATCTCCGGCATCCGCCCGCAGATCGCGCAGACCATCGTTGCTCTGGGCATCGAGTTCGGCGACATCGCCACGAAGGCCAGTCTCGCCGACGCGCTGCGGCACGTGCTTCGGCTCACCGGGGTCGAGGCCAGCCGCCGCACGACCCGCCGGGAGATCTGA
- the eis gene encoding enhanced intracellular survival protein Eis: MTVRRLSSEERLTASFPLQAYAFEASPRSAARAEEFREYLPYNEGNRTLVVEEAGETCAAVSAIPMRQNLRGRVLPMAGVAGVVTHPLARRQGHVRTLLHQLLDEMRDEGHQLTALWPFRPSFYERFGYAGLPMPRTVTLPVADLAPLLRADLPGEVRWERIGVGYPSWRDFTERCLRHRHGFALFPDYRAVALRDRDERWLVTARVDGVVTGAVTYRIDDHGGTLAADDLLATDPHARALLLQFFARHVDQVATVRFDVPVTETPELWLTDLEVHVESRVARPGSSAPMARLLAVDALAGLPAGPGRVRVELTGDRWLAGGYLLDGTTGALEIVRGETGTAPSATLTAAGLSALAYGVLDPVEVRLRGLGDVPAEAGAELRRLFPRRLPYLFADF; this comes from the coding sequence ATGACCGTCCGCCGACTCTCCTCGGAGGAGCGACTCACCGCCAGCTTCCCCCTCCAGGCGTACGCCTTCGAGGCCTCGCCGCGGAGCGCGGCGCGGGCCGAGGAGTTCCGCGAGTACCTGCCCTACAACGAGGGCAACCGGACGCTGGTCGTCGAGGAGGCGGGCGAGACGTGCGCGGCGGTCTCCGCCATCCCGATGCGGCAGAACCTGCGCGGCCGCGTACTGCCCATGGCCGGCGTCGCCGGGGTGGTCACCCATCCGCTCGCCCGTCGGCAGGGGCACGTGCGCACGCTCCTGCACCAACTCCTGGACGAGATGCGTGACGAGGGTCACCAGCTGACGGCGCTCTGGCCGTTCCGGCCGTCGTTCTACGAACGCTTCGGCTACGCGGGGCTGCCGATGCCGCGTACGGTCACGCTGCCGGTGGCCGACCTGGCCCCGCTGCTCCGTGCCGACCTGCCCGGGGAGGTGCGGTGGGAGCGGATCGGCGTGGGCTACCCGTCGTGGCGGGACTTCACCGAGCGCTGCCTGCGTCACCGGCACGGCTTCGCGCTCTTCCCCGACTACCGGGCGGTCGCGCTGCGCGACCGGGACGAGCGGTGGCTGGTGACCGCACGGGTCGACGGCGTCGTGACCGGGGCGGTCACCTACCGCATCGACGACCACGGTGGCACGCTGGCCGCCGACGACCTGCTCGCCACCGACCCGCACGCCCGGGCGCTGCTGTTGCAGTTCTTCGCCCGGCACGTCGACCAGGTGGCGACGGTGCGGTTCGATGTCCCCGTCACCGAGACGCCCGAGCTGTGGCTCACCGATCTCGAGGTGCACGTCGAGAGCCGGGTGGCCCGGCCGGGCTCCTCCGCGCCGATGGCCCGGCTGCTGGCGGTGGATGCGCTCGCCGGGCTTCCCGCCGGCCCGGGCCGGGTGCGGGTGGAGCTGACCGGGGACCGCTGGCTGGCCGGCGGGTACCTGCTCGACGGCACCACCGGCGCGCTGGAGATCGTCCGTGGCGAGACCGGCACCGCCCCGTCGGCGACGCTGACCGCGGCCGGGCTCTCCGCACTGGCGTACGGGGTGCTGGACCCGGTGGAGGTGCGCCTGCGCGGCCTGGGCGACGTGCCCGCCGAGGCCGGTGCGGAGCTGCGTCGCCTGTTCCCGCGCCGGCTGCCGTACCTCTTCGCCGACTTCTGA
- a CDS encoding DUF4259 domain-containing protein codes for MGTWGAGAFDNDEAADWCGDLDDAASEKRPALVEAALTAVLNEPGYLDSNLAVEAIAAAAIIAAHRPGGRSIDSPYAPDFLLEGGRLSLDHQLDDLALRALTRIVGDDSEWRELWEDSDHYDEALQEIAHLQSVLSQPQRRG; via the coding sequence GTGGGGACGTGGGGCGCAGGGGCCTTTGACAACGACGAGGCCGCGGACTGGTGCGGTGACCTCGACGATGCCGCGTCGGAGAAGCGGCCGGCGCTGGTGGAGGCGGCACTCACGGCCGTGCTGAACGAACCTGGCTACCTCGACAGCAACCTGGCCGTCGAGGCGATAGCCGCAGCCGCGATCATCGCCGCCCACCGGCCCGGCGGCCGGTCGATCGACTCCCCGTACGCGCCGGACTTCCTCCTTGAGGGCGGACGACTCAGCCTCGATCACCAACTCGACGACCTCGCCCTGCGTGCGCTCACCCGAATCGTCGGCGACGACTCCGAGTGGCGCGAACTATGGGAGGACAGCGACCACTACGACGAGGCGCTCCAGGAAATCGCGCACCTCCAGTCAGTACTGAGCCAACCGCAGCGGCGCGGCTGA
- a CDS encoding FadR/GntR family transcriptional regulator encodes MPPVTDSVAVPPRGRRVQETIAQLRERILGGEWPVGGRIPTEPQLVAALGVGRNTVREAVRALVHAGVLECRQGSGTYVVSTDELAPVVARRLTDDRMAEVVEVRRAFEVEAARLAALRRTPEDLAALDGALAAREAAWRGGRVDEFVEADAALHTAVVAAAHNGMLAELYASVGTALRSTLAAAMAGALVPERHVDHSRLVDAIRAGDPERAAIEAGAFLEPPPRA; translated from the coding sequence GTGCCACCGGTGACTGATTCCGTCGCCGTGCCGCCGCGCGGCCGGCGCGTGCAGGAGACGATCGCCCAGCTCCGGGAGCGGATCCTCGGCGGGGAGTGGCCGGTAGGCGGCCGCATCCCGACCGAGCCGCAGCTGGTGGCGGCCCTCGGCGTGGGGCGCAACACCGTCCGCGAGGCGGTCCGCGCCCTGGTGCACGCCGGGGTGCTGGAGTGCCGGCAGGGCTCGGGGACGTACGTGGTGTCGACCGACGAGCTGGCCCCGGTGGTGGCCCGCCGGCTCACCGACGACCGGATGGCGGAGGTCGTCGAGGTGCGGCGCGCGTTCGAGGTGGAGGCGGCGCGGCTGGCCGCGCTGCGGCGTACCCCCGAGGACCTGGCGGCGCTCGACGGCGCGCTCGCCGCCCGCGAGGCGGCCTGGCGCGGCGGCCGGGTCGACGAGTTCGTGGAGGCCGACGCCGCGCTGCACACCGCGGTCGTCGCCGCCGCGCACAACGGCATGCTCGCCGAGCTCTACGCCTCGGTCGGCACGGCCCTGCGCAGCACCCTCGCGGCCGCGATGGCCGGCGCGCTGGTCCCGGAGCGGCACGTCGACCACTCCCGGCTGGTGGACGCGATCCGGGCCGGCGACCCCGAGCGGGCGGCGATCGAAGCGGGCGCTTTTCTGGAGCCGCCGCCCCGGGCATAG